In Gemmatimonadota bacterium, the sequence GGACTTGACGGACGCGCTGGTTGAGATTGGAGATCTTCGGCGGGAGGCCTCGCGGGGCACGGTCACTCGCGAAGCGGACCCGGAGGATGCGGAGACATTCCGCTTTTCACAGGAGTTGCTGGAGAGCGTGGGGGCTCATCGCGTGGAACTGATGGAAGCGCTCGCGTCGGCGGCGGACCGGTTTGAGATCGGGCGCATGGCGGCGGTGGACCGAAGCCTTCTTCTGTTGGGAGCGGCGG encodes:
- the nusB gene encoding transcription antitermination factor NusB, which produces MGRRRLARETAFRQLFRVDLTGKDLTDALVEIGDLRREASRGTVTREADPEDAETFRFSQELLESVGAHRVELMEALASAADRFEIGRMAAVDRSLLLLGAAEILYWPTIPDEVTIDEYVALAGKYSAEGSVGFVNAVLDRLARENAAGGARP